Proteins from a single region of Ochotona princeps isolate mOchPri1 chromosome 27, mOchPri1.hap1, whole genome shotgun sequence:
- the LOC131478105 gene encoding serine/arginine repetitive matrix protein 3-like: MKPGPRPPLEGPARGSSARNRTQGGRRRAGRRTKGVRGKRERRGGAASQVRAQALRKAPGPDPLLRSELGPKAWGGRAPSLRGLHPAKGRRLHPGAGTKASEGARVLPCFLGARVRRPGLARLPSAGPPAGCVATLFHSAASPCPNAPQNASSPPPQRGLPSPRCLLPRFPAASARPPRPLPPLQTRRGRCAGGKRKTRQLAGAPGDPPNSETRSRGSRAGTRPRAMARLPCQTLAGHGGGRATLPREQDQECTCQVNVPSDLHPPSSTH; this comes from the exons ATGAAGCCAGGGCCCCGGCCGCCGCTGGAAGGCCCCGCGAG AGGTAGCTCCGCCAGGAACCGCACGCAGGGCGGTCGGCGGCGGGCCGGGCGCAGAACAAAGGGTGTGCGGGGAAAACGCGAGCGGCGGGGCGGCGCTGCCAGCCAAGTGCGTGCCCAGGCGCTCCGCAAGGCTCCTGGTCCTGACCCGCTCCTCAGATCCGAGCTCGGACCAAAGGCCTGGGGCGGGCGGGCGCCGAGCCTGCGGGGGTTGCATCCCGCAAAGGGGCGGCGCCTCCACCCAGGAGCAGGAACAAAGGCCTCCGAAGGTGCCCGCGTGCTGCCTTGTTTCCTCGGCGCTCGCGTGCGTCGGCCGGGCCTGGCCCGTCTGCCATCAGCGGGGCCCCCGGCTGGATGCGTGGCCACGCTGTTTCACAGCGCAGCGTCCCCTTGCCCCAATGCGCCCCAAAATGCATCCAGCCCTCCCCCGCAGCGCGGCCTTCCTTCCCCGCGCTGTCTGCTTCCTCGGTTCCCGGCTGCGTCCGCCcggccgccccgccccctcccacccTTGCAGACCCGCCGTGGCCGCTGCGCTGGCGGGAAGAGGAAGACACGGCAGCTGGCGGGCGCACCCGGTGACCCGCCCAACTCCGAGACTCGCAGCCGCGGGTCTAGAGCCGGCACGCGGCCACGGGCAATGGCCCGGCTCCCCTGCCAGACGCTCGCGGGCCATGGAGGCGGAAGGGCCACGCTGCCCCG